aatcattttaaataaaaaaaattgtaatttgtaGTATTAAAGATTTTTGTGTAAACTGAACTGTAAATCATTCAAAGCTTGTTGGTTTGTAGACTTCTGGTTTAGGACAGGTATCTGCAGGAGGCATCtggttcagagagaaaaaaaaaaaggtttacctGTCAGCAATTCAATAAATATAGgtttaatacagtgtttttagTTGCAGTTTGTGAACGAAGTCAATTAatgcatactgtgtgtgtgtgcgcaaacACATGTGTGCATGTCAGATGTAAGTGATGCTGTCAACAACATTCCCCAGTccccacatttttaaaaaggttgctATACCACTAAACTACACATGAGTATCAGGCTATTATGCATGTTGTTAAGTTGTCTTGTGGCAACTGACGAAGAGAtatgagcttgtgtgtgtgtgtgtgtgtgtgtgtgtgaacactgtgcaacagaacaaaacataaacCTGTCATTTTAAGTTCTGAAGTGTGGTTCTTGTGACCATTTTAAGTACGGTACAGGTTATATTCTTATATGGTCTTATAAAATCTTGTATGTGCCCCTTTTTTAATTTGGAGAACCTGCCCCTTCAAGGGTCCCTGCACGTCCCTagattttacaataaaacatgtaaatacatCATTCTTAGTATgtttacgtttgtgtgtgtgtatggggtgtgGGGGGAGGGTGTTTTCCCAGGGCACaaaacaggctaggaccgcccCTGTATCCAGTGAATTGGTGAAATTTGCTGAGGTaggaatcagaatcagaatatctttattgtcattgtaacaagtacaacaaaattaggtGCAGTTCCTAAGCCagagaggtatcttaaatattgtgcttaaaaaagaaacataggAAAAAgctagatttaaaaaatataatacaaatataaaattaaattgtgtggtagaaaccttattgcacatgaaagtGATGGCAAAACATTGGTTTCAAAAGCTGAACTagacatattttaatttattagttCAATTATGTCCTGCCTTCTGTAAGTGAGCtgccttttttaaatgatttttataGACTAATATTATTGTTTCAcagatattaaaaataataacttataatagattattatgtttattattgacCACAGAGATGATAACAAATTGAAACATATagcaaaatgctgaaaaaaatgtacaggCAATTAGGccacgtgtaaaaaaaaaaaaaaaaaaaaaaaaaaaaaactgataccACTTGCACAATTCATGCAGCATTGCAAAGTGAAGCAGGATGTTAAAATAAGAACATTTtgtttattgaattattttaatttcatttattaaaatccaataaataaaatggtatatacagtacaggacaaaagtttggaaaccttctcattcaatgtgttttctttattttcataaccatttaaattggtagattctcactgaaggcatcaaaactatgaatgtggagtgCACTCTACttaacagaaagtggagacctggcctccacagtcaccggacctgaacccaatcgagatggtttggggtgagctgatgccttcagtgagaatggtaatgaaaataaagaaaacacattgaatgagaaggtgtgtccaaacctttggcctttTTTCAGTGAAGAAGATAAGACCTTGAGGTAAAGCATGAAGGCCAGCAGAAGATGGAATGCTCAATATGGGGCTAGAGGTGTAGACTCAAGGGCCTGAACTCGAGAAGCAAACAGCAGCACTTGCTTCTCAACCTCTGCATTCAGCTCCTGCTGGGAGGCCTGGGGCTTCTTCTTTACAAAGTCCACCACATTCTGGATGCAGTCTCTCTATGtatcacacaaaaacatgaacaaagatACAGGTTCTCCCAATCAGAATGGTCTTAACTCCACCTAAATAGACATTCAGTCAAGAAGAACCACCTTAAAGATGTCCACGTTGTCCTGCCCGGATAATCGGTGAAGGATCTCACGTCCGACCTGCACACTGGTGACAGCAGTCAGAAGATCCTTACTCTCGACACTGTCCGACTTCAACCACCACAGCAGCGCCAACTGGccgaaaaaaaatacatatcagTTCACCGAGAAAAAATCAACACGGACCGCAATAGTAAACCCGCACAAGACAAACGTTGAAACAAACCTGCTGCATTAACTGCGCGTCGGACATTTTATTCGTTTCCGTAAAATACGCCATATTGACAGTAGGAAGGTCTTTGCCCGCCTGAGTGGCCCCGCCCTCAATAATATAATTGGTCGAAGGCTCCTGCCAATCTGAGTGTGGGCGGAGTCTAAAGACATGCGTAGCCCCGCACTCGACGATATCATTGGTCGGAAGTTCTTTCTGTCTGTGGGGCGCACAGTCATGACAGGAGACCTGGGTCAAAGTCACGCTGACCCAATGTTTAACATTAATGTCATTATCATGAAAGAACACAAAACTCCACATCGGTTACATTAGCGACCAGCAGTTGGAGTCTAAAGCCGGTAGCTGAGCGATCGCGTAATGCGCTCAGGGCAGGGCGGGATTGCCGCTTCCCCCAGTAAATGTAGTGATTTGATGTAAGAGGCGTTTTACATTACTCTAAAGATGTTGTAAAGCAACACAAACTACCACACAACAATACAGAAATTATGGGCACATATGCTAAAACAGAATGACAGAGAGATCCAAATGTATTTACAAAAGCCATAAGAGGAAAGTCACTGCATAATAATCATGAGTAAATTTACACAAATTATCATGTCCTTATTATCACATACCAGCGTTTACATTTTCACCAGAGGTCAGCTCAACATATCATTCACTGGCCAGTGAGGACAATGTCTTAAAGAAGTGATTCACCAGCCGCCAGCACAACTGTGATTTGTGTcaaatcatgttttattcatatttctCATGGCATCTGAACAGTCCTTATAAGTCTTTCTTCGTCTTGAAAGTTCCGAGTTGCTTGGTGTTTGTGTCCTTCAGCAGTTGAAGCTGCCGCTGTCCGCGCCGATACAGATACTCGATACGCACGATGTCGGTGTGGCGGATGCTCGCCTTCTCCCGGAACTCGGCGCGGATACGCGGCACGAAGCCGGGCTTCTCCCGTCCTGCGCGCAGGAATTGCCGGTATAGCGCCAGCACCTGCTTCTGCAAGTTACTGTGGCGAAGCATTGTGCCACTCCGCTTTTATGtggacatgtacacacactgacGCTCACTGTAAAAGGTAAAAGAGGCACAACGCGGTTTCCTCCGCTGATTAGGACGCACATCTCCCTGCAAGACAGCGTAAGTGCTGTGAGTAATTGTATTACTGAGTAGTCCATTTGTGGTAGAAATCGATGTAAACGTGGAAAGAACTTACTGTACCTTACCGTACTGTAATATGGAACACTCGCTCCTAAATCTGTAATTTTTCAAACAGGATTGTCATTGCCAAAATGTAACTTCCGCTAGTACTTACGCGCAGGATGTGACGCCCATAGGCCCCACTAACACAATACGTCAGTGCGTCCACCATATTGTGAGTTGCGAGTGCAccatgtaaaacatttacatttacgcagttatccagagcaaccaTGGTTTAGTGTCTTGATAAGTTTACACTTAGACacagattaaatatttttactacgatattcacatttcacatgaaTGAAATTACTGTATTGACTTGAATTAAAACAGTTTAATTAGTATGCGTGTACTTCAGTCCTTCTCACCTTCCCCTCCCTTTTTGCCCCATTGTAGCccctaggctaccaccacccaggCATGGTATTACTCAGACACCATCATGCTCTGGAGAATGTTTTTTGTCATGTAGGTGGATTGCACTTTCTCAGGTGTCTACCTGACCtgtcaaactaaaaaaaaattaacaaaatattatTAACCAGATTATATCTAAAAACATAACATTCACTTTAATTGGTTGGCtcatatcaaatatattcaatcCCAACGATAACACATCTCATTTTTGGCAATATTAACAAACCTAAAAAGGAATAGTTGGAATAGTTGAAGCATTTTCCTgttgtgagctgctggggtggacAGTGACTAAGATTTACTTTGGGTCTGGGTACTCCAGTCTGTTCTATGCAATAGACAGActgacagtggtgcttgtgCGATCGAGAATAAAACACTTCTCTACAAAACTCTGAGAAAAACAAAGGACTAGTCCCCCACTGactatacaaatatatatactagATTAATTAACTTATTACACTAAATTAATTTGGTGCTAACCTGTCACTGAGATTTTGAAGACAAATATTGTCCTGCTCATTTACACTGtgcgaagaagaagaagggggtggggtgtttctgtttgcacatgtgcagtGAGGACAAACCGCGCAATGAGGTtaaaacaggttttatattCTTACGACCAGCCAATACAAatactttatacaaaaaataaatgtgattggaAAGATGAACTGAAAAGTGTGTGTCCTGCCATGGTTTGGTAGGTGTTTGTCTTGGGTACTGAGCTGCTGGGGGCGGGGGCGTTGCCTGTttgggcaccaaacaggctagagCCACCCCTTTCTGTGACGTCATGTTAATAtgtgaggagcagtatttctaCTGGCATGTTTACTTTCATTTGGAACAAGGTTCAGAAATAGAAGAGTGAAAATATTGATACCATTTTGCTAGTATCAATCCAATACTGATATCAACTTAGTATCGATTGTATTGATATTTAGTATTGATCCACACATCCCTAGTAATCATACATCATGCCAAAGTTGAACAATCACACCACCCAGCACTAATGAGTTTTTAGATAAACTCTCAGAGCTTAGTATAGGAAGTAAGGTACCATCAAATCCGATTCACTCAGACCTGGACCGCATAACTGAGCTATTTaattacacagtttaaaaaacTTTGGATGAAGTGGCACAAACCCAGAACAAGAAAATGATGACAAAAAATTAGCTCCCTGGTACAATGATAACATTCATAATCTCAAGATTACTACACTAAGGATGGAGCGAATGCCGGAAATACAAACTGGGAATAGCAATGCAATCATAAAACAGAATATCCCTCAAGGCAAATTGAACAACagcagattcctgtttaacacaaaGATTAACTCAGAGCCATGCAGAAATCTCacctcaaatcccacttgcatTTAACCGAAATCGCTTAATGAAATTCTTTAGTGACAAAATACAATTTATCCACAAAACAGTGAAAATTAGAAGTGGAATCCATTCATCAGATGTTGTGGATTATACACATGACAGCCTGGAAAGATTCAACCTGATAACCCTGTTTCAACTACAGGAAATCAGCAGCACTGATTGTTGGTGCCATATGGGAGCCATAACTGGATCTAATCATACATGTACAATGGGTATGGAAAGAAGTCAGATccccttaaaattttcactctttgtcagggggcagtggtggcctagcatgaaggaagcagccctgtaattaaaaggttgcaggtttgaatcccgacccaccaaggtgctacttcACTTTCTACTTTCCCtgtgcatgtcagagcaaatgagcatcatgaggtcaaaagaactgccggaagagctcagagacagaattatggcaaggcacagatctggccacaGTTACAAATAAAATTTCTGCTCAATTTAaagttcctaagagcacagtggcctccataaggAAGATATCTGGGACAACTAAAACCATTTCTAGAGCTGGctgtccagccaaactgagctatcagtGTAGAAGagcccaaagatcactgtggccgagctccagagatgcagtcgggagatgggaaaAATGGATTTTGCTAAAaaagacacctgaaggactccaaaatggtgagaaataagattctctggtctggtccaaaattttactttttgccCTAAGTTGTATATGTGGAGAAAATCAGGCACTGCTCATTACCTGtccagtgaagcatggtggtggcagtatcATGGTgctttgcagctgcagggccaTGACGACTGGATGCaatggagggaaagatgaatgcggccaaatACAGGggtatcctggatgaaaaccttttGCTTGAGTtatcaggacctcagactggggtTTATCCAGGTTTATCTCCCAACATGACAAttaccctaagcacacagctacaaaggagtggcttcacaacaactcagtggctgttcttgaatggcccagccagagccctgacttaaactcAATTGAGCGCCTCTGGAGAGACCTGTAagtggctgtccaccaatgtttaccatccaacctgccagaactggggaggatctgcaaggaggaatggtgGAGGATTCTTTCCTTACCCCCTATATAAGCAGTGGCTGTCTCTACATTACTTAAACAAAGTTATAAAtcttataataaaaaagcctgatcttgatatCAGTGAGCTTTCAAATTATATCAAACCATCCATTTATTTggaaaatcttagaaaaagctATGGCACAACAGCTCATAAATTTCCTGGAAAAGAAAAGTGTACTTGATGCATTCCAGTCAGATTTTAGACCACACCACAACACGGAAACCATCCTTGTCAGAGTTACAAATGATCTGCTTATGTCATTGGACAATGACTGCATTTCAATACTCCGTCTACTTGATCTCAAATGGCTTTTGATACTGTTATCCACCACATTCTACTTAACAGGTTTGAAACTATTGTGGGAATTAGAAGCCATGCAGTTATATCTGCACTTATAGCTTCATGTCTAATGGATTGATACACCTTTGTCAATATCACTGGTGAATGTTCAGAAAAAGCATTGGTAAAATATGGAGTACTCCAAGGATTCATACTAGTACAAATACTGTTCTCTCTGTATATGCTTCTACTTGGAAACAATTCAGAAACATAGTATCAActaccactgctatgcagatgacacaactACACATCTCTAGTTACATCTCCAGTTACAAGCCACCATCCCCCAGCACTGTGGAAAATCAACAACTGGCAGAGGATTTGAACGAGTTCTATTGAAGGTTTGGGAGAATGCCATTCTCACCTCCTGCATTGAAACAGCCCTCACCACTCTCGAAGATCTGTACTTATCCAGAGTGAGCAAAAGGGCTAAGAAAATCACTCTGGACCCCTCTCACCCAGCACACCCCCTTTTAATCTGCTGCCATCTGTTCGATGCTACAGAGCACTTAGAACCAAAATGAccagacacaggaacagtttgtTCCACCAGGCAGTCCATGTCATGAACACTTAAcaaattgaacctgggtcttctggtttataggcgagtgtgttagccactacgCCACTACCAccttgataaatgctgtaaatgatgtaCAAAAAATAGAGAACTGTGTAGAAGACATTAAAGATAGGATGAACCACTGCTTTCTTATGCTAAACTTGAAAAATACTgatatattgttattattggaatctattaataaagttttctgattctgattctatcCAATGTCTGTCAATATTGATGGGACTCCTACCACCATATGTACAACTGCCAAAAACCtggaaatcacaaaaaaacaatcacataaGCAACAATATTTCAAAGATAAGAATTCTCACCAGgcatgatgcaaaaaaactggtacatgcatttgtaatgtcaaAAATATACTACTGAAATGTTCTAATGATTGGATTCTGTCCTCAATgcattatataaaattattttattaacattcaAAGCTCTACATAGACTGGTCCCTGATTAGCTGAAAGACTTGTTAACAGAGTGATGCTCTACATGAGAATTACGCTCACAAGACTCTGGGCACTTACTGGTACTGAGAATTGACAAATTATCAGCAGGTCGATTACTTTCTGCTACACAGCTCTTCCTGCTAATGTTCAGAACTCAAATACATCAATATTTAAGTCCAAGCTTAAAACACATCTTAgccaagcattccataacaTTTAAAACTCACATATACTATTAGCCTCATCTCACCTAGGCTATCCTAGATAGTCCACTGGGGCCACATTGTGCCACTCAACATGTACATAGGCATCTACCTCTACCACTCATTCCCAACCaaccaaatgtaatatttttctttcagaGTTGCTCTAGATCCTGCCTCCTTGCAATGAGCTTCAGACAATAtgacccagcatgaaatgtaccagagggtcaccacagccaccaacagcttcagggatcttctaATTGACCAGTACCATTATAattgacatttttcattctt
The window above is part of the Denticeps clupeoides chromosome 6, fDenClu1.1, whole genome shotgun sequence genome. Proteins encoded here:
- the sdhaf1 gene encoding succinate dehydrogenase assembly factor 1, mitochondrial; translation: MLRHSNLQKQVLALYRQFLRAGREKPGFVPRIRAEFREKASIRHTDIVRIEYLYRRGQRQLQLLKDTNTKQLGTFKTKKDL